A segment of the Streptomyces sp. L2 genome:
CCTGGCGCTGCTGGAGCTGTACCGGGAGAAGGCCGTCGCCCTGGAGCAGGAGGCCGCCCTGGGGGAGCTGACCGTGCGCTGGACCGGCGGGGACGGGGACGCGGCGCCGATGGTCACCGACGAGTTCGACCGCCCGCCGGAGCAGCCCGGTCAGACCGAGGAGGAGAAGTCGTGAGCGAGGAGACCGCCGAGATCCCGGCCGGCCTGCGGACCGTCGCCGGCCTCGACCTCAAGCCCGCCCTGGAGGCGGTCCTCATGGTCGTCGACGAACCGGCGACCGAGGAGCACCTGGCCAGGATCCTGGAGCGGCCGAAGCGGCAGATCGGGGACGCGCTGCGCGAGCTGGCCGACGAGTACACCGTGCAGGGCCGCGGCTTCGAGCTGCGGTTCGTCGCGGGCGGCTGGCGCTTCTACACCCGCGCCGAGTACGCCGACGCCGTCGAGCGGCTCGTCCTGGACGGCCAGACGGCCCGCCTCACCCAGGCGGCGCTGGAGACCCTCGCGGTCGTCGCCTACCGCCAGCCCGTCAGCCGCAGCCGCGTCTCCGCAGTCCGCGGGGTCAACTGCGACGGCGTGATGCGCACGCTCCTGCAGCGCGGTCTGGTCGAGGAGGCGGGCACGGAACCCGAAACAGGTGCGATCCTGTACAGGACGACGAACTACTTCCTGGAACGGATGGGCCTGCGCGGCCTGGACGAGCTTCCGGAGCTGGCGCCCTTCCTTCCGGAGGCGGAGGCGATCGAGGCCGAGACCCAGGAAGCCGTACCCTCGTTCGATCCGGATGCCCCGGACCCGGACGACGGTCCCATGACGGACATGCCTAATAGGACAACGACGGAACTTTGATGCGAAGCAGCGGCAGCGGCAAGAGCGGCGGACGCGGTAACCACCGCAGTGCCGGCAACGACAGGGACCAGAAGCAGGGGCAGGGCCGTCCCCGCAAGCCCCGCCCCGAGGAGCGCCGCTACGACGTGGGCCCCGGCGCCACCAAGGACGGCCCCAAGGCCGGGCGCGGCGGCGCCGCGCGCGGGGGAGCCAAGGGCGGCCCGCGCCAGTCCCAGCAGCGTGACGGGCGTACGGCGCCGGGGCGCTCGCGGGAGTACGAGGCCCGCGCCGAGGAGCGCAACCGCGAGCGGTACGCCGGCAAGAAGGACGTCAAGCTGCCCAAGACCTTCCCGGGTGCCGAGCAGGAGGGCGAGCGGCTGCAGAAGGTCCTCGCGCGCGCGGGCTACGGCTCCCGGCGCGCCTGCGAGGAGCTGATCGACCAGGCCAGGGTCGAGATCAACGGCGAGATCGTCCTGGAGCAGGGCCGCCGCGTCGACCCGGAGAAGGACGAGGTCAAGGTCGACGGCCTGACGGTGGCGACGCAGTCGTACCAGTTCTTCTCGCTGAACAAGCCCGCCGGGGTCGTCTCCACCATGGAGGACCCGGAGGGCCGGCAGTGCCTCGGTGACTACGTCACCAACCGCGAGACCCGCCTCTTCCACGTCGGCCGGCTCGACACCGAGACCGAGGGCGTCATCCTGCTCACCAACCACGGCGAGCTGGCCCACCGGCTGACCCACCCCAAGTACGGCGTGAAGAAGACCTACCTCGCGCACATCGTCGGCCCCATCCCGCGCGACCTCGGCAAGCGCCTGAAGGACGGCATCCAGCTGGAGGACGGCTACGCGCGCGCGGACCACTTCCGGGTCGTGGAGCAGACCGGCAAGAACTACCTGGTCGAGGTCACCCTGCACGAGGGCCGCAAGCACATCGTGCGCCGGATGCTCGCCGAGGCGGGCTTCCCGGTCGACAAGCTGGTGCGCACCGCCTTCGGCCCGATCACCCTGGGCGACCAGAAGTCCGGCTGGCTGCGGCGGCTGTCCAACACCGAGGTCGGCATGCTGATGCAGGAAGTCGATCTCTAGGCGCCCGGCCGCGCCCCGGCCCTTGCGTTGATCACCATCCCCCTTTATTGTCAGGATGACGATAAAGGGGGATGGTTCCTATGACCAAGCAGGCGGCCACCGGTGCGCTGATCGGGCTCGCCCTCGGGGACGCGCTCGGCTTTCCGACCGAGTTCAAGACCGTGCCGCTGATCCTCAACATGTTCGGGCCCTGGCGCGACATGGATCTGCCGCAACGAGCGCGGGTGTCCGACGACACCCAGATGACCCTCGCCTTCGGGCGCGCCCTGCGTACCGCCATGGACCGGGGCGTGCTCGGCGCGCCGACGCTTCAGGCGCCGCTCCGCGCGGAGTTCGTCGGCTGGTACGAGTCGCCGGACAACAACCGTGCCCCGGGCAACACCTGCCTGACCGCCTGCGGTCTGCTCAAGGACGACGGGCGCCGCTGGCAGGAGGCCAGCCAGATCGGTTCCAAGGGCTGCGGCGCCAACATGCGCGTCGCCCCCGTCGGCCTCGTCCCCGGGCTGAGTGACGACCAGCGGGCCGGGGCCGCCCAGTTGCAGTCCGCGCTCACCCACGGCCACCCGACGGCCCTGGCCGCCTCCGACCTCACCGCCCGCGCCGTGCACCTGCTCGCCCGGGGTGTCGATCCCGCCGGTCTGGTCGGGCGGCTGCGGTCGTACGCCTACGACAACCGCAGCCGCTACCACCACGCCTGGCTCGGGGACCTGTGGACCCGCTCGCAGGACCCGAGCCCCGAGCAGTTCATCGCGCGGGGCTGGGACGAGTGCCTGGAGATCCTCGGTCGGCTGCAGGAGGCCGTGGGCACCGTCTCCCCGGAGACCGACCCGTGCCTGGCCACTGGGGAGGGCTGGATCGCCGAAGAGGCCTTCGCCACCGGGCTGCTGTGCTTCCTGCTCTTCCCCGACGAGCCCGTCACCGCCCTGCGCCGGGCCGCCTGCACCTCCGGCGACTCCGACTCGGTCGCCTGCCTCACCGGCGCCTTCGCGGGCGCCTGGCTCGGCGCGGACGCCTGGCCGGGAGACTGGGCCGACCGGATCGAGTACCGGGGCGACCTGGTGGCCCTCGGAGCGCTCTGGGACGCTTGAGCCCATGATCGACGACCTCGACATGGACCTGACGCCCGTGATCGCCGAGCAGCCCGACCCCCTGCTGTTCGCGACCGTCTCCGGCGCCCACCTGTACGGCTTCCCGTCCCAGGACTCCGACCTCGACCTGCGCGGCGTCCACCTGCTGCCCGCCGCAGACCTGGTCGGCCTTCGCGAGCCGGCCGAGACCCGGTCGCGGACCTGGGTGCGCGACGGCGTCGAGCTGGACCTCGTCACCCACGACCTGCGCAAGTTCGTACGGCTGATGCTGCGGCGCAACGGCTATGTGCTGGAGCAGCTGCTCTCGCCCCTGGTCGTGCACACCGGCGACGCGCACCGGGAGCTGGCCGCGCTCGTGCCGGGCGTCCTCACCAGCCACCACGCCCACCACTACCGGGGCTTCGCGGTCACCCAGTGGCGGCTCTTCGAGAAGTCCGGCGAACTCAAGCCGCTGCTCTACACGTTCCGGGTGCTGCTCACCGGCATCCACCTCATGCGCACGGGCGAGGTGCAGGCCCATCTGCCCACCCTGGCCGACCAGTTGGACGCGCCCGGCTATCTGTCCGAGCTGATGACTGCCAAGGCGGAGCGCGAGCACGGGCCGGCGGAGATCGACCACGCGCGCGTGGAGGCCGACGTGGAACGGCTGCACACCGCGCTCGACGAGGCGCAGGCCGGGTCGGCCCTGCCCGACGCCCCCACCGCCCAGGACGCCCTGCACGACCTGGTCGTCCGCCTCCGCCTCAAGGGCTGAGAGGGCCTCAGGGGCTTAGCCGGCCTCATGGGCCGAGGCGCGGCGCACGCGGAACAGGAATTCGGCCACGCGCGCGTGATCAGGCTCGGGCGGGAGCGGACTGCCCGCCAGGGCCTCCTCCGTCTGTGCCGCCAGCCCGGCCATGCGCGCCTCCACCTCCGCCCAGGACACCTCGCCCCGCTTCACCGCGAGCAGGGACTCCCGCCCGTCGCCCACGTCGATCCGCAGCTCGCCCGTGCGCAGCAGGTCCCGGGCGCTGGTCAGCAGGCGGAGCAGGTGCATGGCGTGCTTCCAGCGCGGGGCGCCGGTCGTGCGGACGTCGGCGTCGAGCTTTTTGCGCTGGCCGAGGGCGTAGCGGGTGAAGGTGTCGTAGGCCCGGCGGGAGAGGAAGGCGCCCCGCAGGGACAGCAGTTCGCGGCCGGTGTCGTCCACGTGCTCCACCAGCGGTGAGTGCAGGCACTCCAGGATGTTCGGGTTGCCGCGCAGCGCCAGCTCGCAGAACCGCTCCAGCTCCCAGGAGAACTGCTCCTCGCCGGGTCCCTCGACATGCGTCGGCGGCTTCTCGAACCGCCAGAACAGGGGAGTGGGCGCCAGGAACACGCCCCGCCGGTCGGTGTCGCTGTCCCCGGTGGCCAGGCCGAAGGCCCGTGAGCCCATGACACAGGCGTAGATCGTGTGGTGACGTACCAGGTCCTCGGGCCGCATGCCGGGAGCGTACGCGGGCCGGTCACGCCAGGCGGATCGAATTTCCCTTCACCGTGATCGTCTCCGGGGGCAGCGGCTTGGTCGCCGGGCCCTGGGCCACCGCACCGTCGGCGATGCGGAACCTGCTGCCGTGGCAGGGGCAGTCGATGGTGCCGTCCGCGACCGTGGCCACCGTGCAGCCCATGTGGGTGCAGACCGCCGAGAACGCCTTGAAGTCCCCCTTCCCGGGCTGGGTGACGACGACCTTCCGGTCCGTGAAGATCTTCCCGCCGCCCTCCGGGATGTCACTGGTCTTCGCCAGCTCCTCGCCGCCGGAGCCGTCGCCGCCGGAACCGCCGCCGTTGCCGCCGCATCCGATGCACGCGCCGGCGAGCGCCACGGCACCCGTCGTCACCACCGTGCGCCGTGTCGCGCCCTGTCTCATGCCACTACTCCGATACTCCGAACGCCGATTCGACCAGAACGGGCGGGAAAATCGCCAGGAAGGTCACAAACACCGGCATCCTCCCATTCAGGGCGCCCCGGCCGAAGGACCCCGGGCAGGGGTCACCTGGTCGGCCCCGCCGTCTCAGCGGGCGGGCGCGGCGCGCCCCGCCGGCGCCGGCTGACTACGCTGGACGGACCAACAGCCGTGATCCGAGTCAGCGAGGAGCAGCGCCGTGGCGGTACGAGCGGTCCGGGGGGCCGTCCAACTGGAGCGGGACGAGGCCGGGCACATGGACGAGCAGGTCGGAGTCCTGCTCACCGCCGTCCTGGAGCGGAACGGGCTCACCCCGGACGACCTGATCAGCATCTGGTTCACCGCCACCCCCGACCTGCACAGCGACTTCCCGGCCGCCGCCGCACGCAAGCTCGGCATCGTCGACGTCCCGCTGATCTGCGCCCAGGAACTGGACATCGCCGGCGCCATGCCCCGGGTCGTACGGATCCTCGCGCACGTCGAGTCGGACCGCGCCCGCGCCGACATCGCCCATGTCTACCTCGGCGCCGCCGCCGCCCTGCGCAAGGACATCGCCCAGTGAGGACCGCACTCGTCATCGGCACCGGGCTCATCGGCACCTCCGCCGCGCTCGCCCTGACCCAGCGGGGAGTCGTCGTCCACCTCGTCGACCACGACCCCGAGCAGGCCCGTACGGCGGCCGCGCTGGGCGCCGGCACCGCCGAGGCGCCCGAGGGCCCCGTCGACCTGGCCGTCGTCGCCGCCCCGCCCGCACACGTCGCCGCCGTCCTCGCCGATGCCATGGGGCGCGGTGTGGCCCGCGGCTACGTCGACGTGGCCAGCGTCAAGGGCGGACCGCGCCGCGAGCTGGAGGCCCAGGGCCTGGACCTGGCGTCGTACATCGGCACCCACCCCATGTCCGGGCGCGAGAAGTCCGGCCCGCTGGCCGCCACCGCCGACCTGTTCGAGGGCCGGCCCTGGGTGCTCACCCCGACCCGGGACACCGACACCGAGGTGCTGAACCTCGCCCTGGAGCTGGTCTCGCACTGCCGGGCCGTACCCGTCGTCATGGACGCCGACGCCCACGACCGCGCCGTGGCCCTCGTCTCCCACATGCCCCACCTGGTGTCCAGCATGGTCGCCGCCCGTCTGGAGCACGCCGAGGAGGCCGCCGTACGGCTGTGCGGGCAGGGCATCCGGGACGTGACCCGGATCGCCGCCTCCGACCCGGGCATGTGGATCGACATCCTGTCCGCCAACCCCGGCCCGGTCGCCGACCTCCTCGCGGACGTCTCCGCCGACCTCGACGAGACCGTCCGTGCCCTGCGCTCCCTGCAGTCCGCCGACGAGGACAAGCGGCGCGAGGGCAGCACGGGCATCGAGGACGTGCTGCGCCGCGGGAACGCGGGACAGGTCCGGGTCCCCGGCAAGCACGGATCCGCCCCGCGGGCGTACGAGACGGTCGCCGTCCTCATCGACGACCAGCCCGGCCAGCTGGCCCGCATCTTCGCCGACGCCGGCCAGGCGGGGGTCAACATCGAGGACGTCCGCATCGAGCACGCGACCGGGCAGCAGGCCGGTCTGGTGCAGCTGATGGTGGAGCCGAGGGCGGTCCCGGTCCTGACCGCCGCGCTGCGCGACCGGGGCTGGGCGCTGCGCCAGTAGTCGGCGGGACCGTGGCCGCGCGCTGCGCGCTCTCCCGCCGCACCGGCCCGGCGCCGCACCGGCCCGGTGGGCAGCCCGTGGCCGCCGGGCGCGCACGCGTCCGGACGAGTGACGGGAACCCAGTAACCTTGTGCGGGGCGCGTTCGCTCCCCCTACCTCGCCCACACCGCACCAGGAAGGTGTCCCCCCGTGGAAAACGGCGCCGCCCAGCCCGTGATTGTCGCGATCGACGGCCCCTCGGGCACCGGCAAGTCGAGCACCTCGAAGGCCGTGGCCGCGCAGCTCGGCCTGAGCTACCTCGACACCGGCGCCCAGTACCGGGCGATCACCTGGTGGATGGTGAACAACGGCATCGACCTGGAGGACCCCACCGCGATCGCCGCGGTGGCGGGCAAGCCGGAGATCGTCTCCGGCACCGACCCGGCCCACCCGACCATCACGGTCGACGGGGTGGACGTGGCCGGCCCGATCCGCACCCAGGACGTCACCGCGAAGGTCAGCGCGGTCAGCGCGGTGCCCGACGTGCGCACCCGCATCACCGAGCTGCAGCGGTCGATCGCCGCCGGCGCCGAGCAGGGCATCGTCGTCGAGGGCCGGGACATCGGCACGACCGTGCTGCCCGACGCCGACCTGAAGATCTTCCTCACCGCCTCCCCGGAGGCCCGCGCCGCCCGCCGCAGCGGCGAGCTGAAGGGCGCCGACGTGCACGCCACCCGCGAGGCGCTCATCAAGCGGGACGCGGCCGACTCCGGCCGCAAGACCTCGCCGCTGGCCAAGGCCGGCGACGCGGTCGAGGTGGACACCACCGACCTCACCCTCGCCCAGGTCATCGAGTGCGTCGTCACCCTGGTCGAGGAGAAGCGGGCCGGGAAGTGAGCAAGCCGTCCACCCCGGCGGAGCCGGCCTCGGAGCGGGGCGCCGAGGTCGGGCGGCGCATCGGCGTCGGCCTGATGTACGGGCTGTGGAAGCCGCGCGTGCTCGGCGCCTGGAAGGTGCCCGCCAACGGTCCGGTGATCTTCGCCGTCAACCACTCCCACAACATCGACGGCCCCATGGTGATGGGCGTGGCGCCCCGGCCCACGCACTTCCTGATCAAGCGGGAGGCGTTCGTGGGACCGCTCGGCGCCTTCCTGACCGGCATCGGCCAGGTCAAGGTGGACCGCACGTCCGCCGACCGTACGGCCATCACCCGGGCGCTCGGCGTGCTGGCGGCCGGGGGAGTGCTGGGCATCTTCCCGGAGGGCACCCGGGGCGAGGGCGACTTCGCCTCACTGCGCGCGGGGCTGGCCTACTTCGCCGTGCGCGGCGGGGCGCCGATCGTGCCGGTCGCGGTGCTCGGCAGCACGGACCGGCCCGGACGGCTGATCAAGGGGCTGCCCCCGCTGCGCTCCCGCGTCGACGTCGTCTTCGGCGACCCGTTCCAGGCCGGGGACGGCTCCGGCCGGGCCACGCGGCGGGTGCTGGACGAGGCGACCGAGGGAATCCAGAAGCAGCTCACCGGCCACCTGGAAAACGCCAGGCGCCTGACCGGGCGCTAGGCGACACTTGAGTAGTGGATCAGCCCGCCAGGGGTGCTCCACCGATCACCACGAAGGAACGACGAGGTACGGACTTCATGAACGACCAGAACCAGCCCGGCGACTCGGCTGAGCACGAGTACGACCACGGGGCGCTCGGCGACGCCGAGTACGCGCAGTTCATGGAGCTGGCCGCCGAAGAGGGCTTCGACATCGAGGACGTCGAGGGAGCCATCGAGGAGGCGGGCCACGGTCCGCTGCCGGTGCTCGCCGTCGTCGGCCGCCCCAATGTCGGCAAGTCGACCCTGGTGAACCGGATCATCGGCCGCCGCGAGGCCGTCGTAGAGGACAAGCCCGGCGTCACCCGAGACCGCGTCACCTACGAGGCCGAGTGGGCGGGCCGCCGCTTCAAGGTCGTCGACACCGGCGGCTGGGAGCAGGACGTCCTCGGCATCGACGCCTCCGTGGCCGCCCAGGCCGAGTACGCGATCGAGGCGGCCGACGCGGTCGTCTTCGTCGTCGACGCCAAGGTCGGCGCCACCGACACCGACGAGGCGGTCGTCCGCCTGCTGCGCAAGGCCGGCAAGCCGGTCGTGCTGTGCGCCAACAAGGTGGACGGGCCGAGCGGCGAGTCCGACGCGGCCTACCTGTGGAACCTGGGCCTCGGCGAGCCGCACCCGGTCTCCGCCCTGCACGGCCGCGGCACCGGCGACATGCTGGACGCCGTCCTGGAGGCGCTGCCCGAGGCCCCCGAGCAGTCCTTCGGCACCGCGATCGGCGGCCCCCGCCGGATCGCGCTGATCGGCCGCCCGAACGTCGGCAAGTCCTCCCTGCTGAACAAGGTGGCCGGCGAGGAGCGCGTCGTCGTCAACGAACTCGCGGGCACCACCCGGGACCCGGTCGACGAGATGATCGAACTCGGCGGCAAGACCTGGAAGTTCGTCGACACGGCCGGCATCCGCAAGCGCGTTCACCTGCAGCAGGGCGCCGACTACTACGCCTCGCTGCGCACGGCGGCCGCCGTCGAGAAGGCCGAGGTCGCCGTCGTCCTGATCGACGCCTCCGAGAACATCTCCGTGCAGGACCAGCGCATCGTCACCATGGCCGTCGAGGCGGGCCGTGCGATGGTCATCGCCTACAACAAGTGGGACACCCTCGACGAGGAGCGCCGCTACTACCTGGAGCGGGAGATCGAGACCGAGCTGGGCCAGGTCGCCTGGGCCCCCCGGGTCAACGTCTCGGCGCAGACCGGCCGGCACATGGAGAAGCTGGTCCCGGCGATCGAGGCCGCCCTCGCCGGCTGGGAGACCCGCGTCCCCACCGGCCGGCTCAACGCCTTCCTCGGCGAGCTGGTCTCGGCCCACCCGCACCCCGTCCGGGGCGGCAAGCAGCCGCGCATCCTCTTCGGCACCCAGGCCGGCACCAAGCCCCCGCGGTTCGTGCTCTTCGCCTCCGGCTTCATCGAGGCGGGCTACCGGCGCTTCATCGAGCGCCGGCTGCGCGAGGAGTTCGGCTTCGAGGGCACCCCGATCCATATCTCGGTCAGGGTTCGCGAGAAGCGCGGCGCGAAGAAGAAGTAGCGGTCACGCACCGACGTAGCGGTACGGCACGAAGGGCGGCCCCTGAGCACCAGGGGCCGCCCTTCGCCGTACGTCACATGCCCCGGCGCGGGGCCGGGGGCAGCGCGGCCGGCACGAAGTGCGTCCGCGTCTCCTGGTGCTGGCCGCCGAGTGTGCCGATCCGCTGCCACTGCGACTGCGACTGCTGCCGGGCGCTGTACGCACCGGCGCTGTAGGCGCTGTACGAGCTGCTGAACGACCCCGGGCGGTGGCCGCCGTAGGAACCCGTGCTGTGCGGGATGCACCCGAAGGCGGTGAACCCCAGCTCCTCCTCGCCGCTGCGGTCACCCGGCAGCGTACGGAAGGTCTTGACCCACTCGGCGTAGAGCGAGTCGTAGATCGGCGTGGCCGACGGCCCCCCGCCCCCCTCCGGCCCCGACCGAGCGGCCGGAACAGAGGAGAACGGAGCCCGACGAGAAGGAGTGTCGTATGCGTGCACACAACTCCAAACGACCAGAGCCTCAAAGGGATGCGGTACTGGAACGTGCCCCAAAGGGGCGCGGGGAACGGCGCGAGCAACCACCACGCACCCGCACCCGCACCCGCCGACGCACCGAACTCACCCGCCCGTCAGGCGACTCTCACGTACCGGCAAGAGGCAACGCGGCAGCGACCAACTTCCCACTCCCCGCAGCCTTGTCGAGAGACTCCCGCAGCAGATCCTCCCGCGGCTGCCGTCCGATCGACCCCACCGGCGCCGCGAACATCAGCACCTGCTGATGCTTGTTCGCCGCCGCCCGCCAGCTGTCCGTGACCTGCAGCGGCTGGTGCGCCTGCCACCACGCCACCGGCTGTCCGCCGTTCGGCGACGGCTGCAGCACCGCGTGCAGCTGGCCCACCGCGAGCAGCACCGACCAGCCGTGCAGCACCGGCGGCACCGTGGTCAGCTCGGTCACCGGCATGAAGCCCTGCTCGATGAGGAGCGGCAGGAAGTCGTCGCCGGCCCCGGTGGAGCCCGGCCGCACGATCGGCGCGGTCGGCTCGACGACCAGCGCGGGGTGCAGCTCGCCCTCGATGAGGACGAGTCCGCTGGTCACGCCGAGCACGGCCTGCTCGGGCACGGCCTTATCCGGCTCGCCGGCCGGCCCGCTCCCGATCGAGCGGACGGCGCCCTGCAGTTGCTCCTCGGTGACCTGGACGACCTGCGAGGGCAGGCAGCCGGCGTGGGCGAAGGCGAGGACGGCGGTCTCGTCGCCGACGAACAGAACGGT
Coding sequences within it:
- the der gene encoding ribosome biogenesis GTPase Der, which translates into the protein MNDQNQPGDSAEHEYDHGALGDAEYAQFMELAAEEGFDIEDVEGAIEEAGHGPLPVLAVVGRPNVGKSTLVNRIIGRREAVVEDKPGVTRDRVTYEAEWAGRRFKVVDTGGWEQDVLGIDASVAAQAEYAIEAADAVVFVVDAKVGATDTDEAVVRLLRKAGKPVVLCANKVDGPSGESDAAYLWNLGLGEPHPVSALHGRGTGDMLDAVLEALPEAPEQSFGTAIGGPRRIALIGRPNVGKSSLLNKVAGEERVVVNELAGTTRDPVDEMIELGGKTWKFVDTAGIRKRVHLQQGADYYASLRTAAAVEKAEVAVVLIDASENISVQDQRIVTMAVEAGRAMVIAYNKWDTLDEERRYYLEREIETELGQVAWAPRVNVSAQTGRHMEKLVPAIEAALAGWETRVPTGRLNAFLGELVSAHPHPVRGGKQPRILFGTQAGTKPPRFVLFASGFIEAGYRRFIERRLREEFGFEGTPIHISVRVREKRGAKKK
- the cmk gene encoding (d)CMP kinase; the encoded protein is MENGAAQPVIVAIDGPSGTGKSSTSKAVAAQLGLSYLDTGAQYRAITWWMVNNGIDLEDPTAIAAVAGKPEIVSGTDPAHPTITVDGVDVAGPIRTQDVTAKVSAVSAVPDVRTRITELQRSIAAGAEQGIVVEGRDIGTTVLPDADLKIFLTASPEARAARRSGELKGADVHATREALIKRDAADSGRKTSPLAKAGDAVEVDTTDLTLAQVIECVVTLVEEKRAGK
- the scpB gene encoding SMC-Scp complex subunit ScpB, yielding MSEETAEIPAGLRTVAGLDLKPALEAVLMVVDEPATEEHLARILERPKRQIGDALRELADEYTVQGRGFELRFVAGGWRFYTRAEYADAVERLVLDGQTARLTQAALETLAVVAYRQPVSRSRVSAVRGVNCDGVMRTLLQRGLVEEAGTEPETGAILYRTTNYFLERMGLRGLDELPELAPFLPEAEAIEAETQEAVPSFDPDAPDPDDGPMTDMPNRTTTEL
- the aroH gene encoding chorismate mutase, which translates into the protein MAVRAVRGAVQLERDEAGHMDEQVGVLLTAVLERNGLTPDDLISIWFTATPDLHSDFPAAAARKLGIVDVPLICAQELDIAGAMPRVVRILAHVESDRARADIAHVYLGAAAALRKDIAQ
- a CDS encoding nucleotidyltransferase domain-containing protein, with the translated sequence MIDDLDMDLTPVIAEQPDPLLFATVSGAHLYGFPSQDSDLDLRGVHLLPAADLVGLREPAETRSRTWVRDGVELDLVTHDLRKFVRLMLRRNGYVLEQLLSPLVVHTGDAHRELAALVPGVLTSHHAHHYRGFAVTQWRLFEKSGELKPLLYTFRVLLTGIHLMRTGEVQAHLPTLADQLDAPGYLSELMTAKAEREHGPAEIDHARVEADVERLHTALDEAQAGSALPDAPTAQDALHDLVVRLRLKG
- a CDS encoding pseudouridine synthase, which produces MRSSGSGKSGGRGNHRSAGNDRDQKQGQGRPRKPRPEERRYDVGPGATKDGPKAGRGGAARGGAKGGPRQSQQRDGRTAPGRSREYEARAEERNRERYAGKKDVKLPKTFPGAEQEGERLQKVLARAGYGSRRACEELIDQARVEINGEIVLEQGRRVDPEKDEVKVDGLTVATQSYQFFSLNKPAGVVSTMEDPEGRQCLGDYVTNRETRLFHVGRLDTETEGVILLTNHGELAHRLTHPKYGVKKTYLAHIVGPIPRDLGKRLKDGIQLEDGYARADHFRVVEQTGKNYLVEVTLHEGRKHIVRRMLAEAGFPVDKLVRTAFGPITLGDQKSGWLRRLSNTEVGMLMQEVDL
- a CDS encoding prephenate dehydrogenase, whose product is MRTALVIGTGLIGTSAALALTQRGVVVHLVDHDPEQARTAAALGAGTAEAPEGPVDLAVVAAPPAHVAAVLADAMGRGVARGYVDVASVKGGPRRELEAQGLDLASYIGTHPMSGREKSGPLAATADLFEGRPWVLTPTRDTDTEVLNLALELVSHCRAVPVVMDADAHDRAVALVSHMPHLVSSMVAARLEHAEEAAVRLCGQGIRDVTRIAASDPGMWIDILSANPGPVADLLADVSADLDETVRALRSLQSADEDKRREGSTGIEDVLRRGNAGQVRVPGKHGSAPRAYETVAVLIDDQPGQLARIFADAGQAGVNIEDVRIEHATGQQAGLVQLMVEPRAVPVLTAALRDRGWALRQ
- a CDS encoding ADP-ribosylglycohydrolase family protein — its product is MTKQAATGALIGLALGDALGFPTEFKTVPLILNMFGPWRDMDLPQRARVSDDTQMTLAFGRALRTAMDRGVLGAPTLQAPLRAEFVGWYESPDNNRAPGNTCLTACGLLKDDGRRWQEASQIGSKGCGANMRVAPVGLVPGLSDDQRAGAAQLQSALTHGHPTALAASDLTARAVHLLARGVDPAGLVGRLRSYAYDNRSRYHHAWLGDLWTRSQDPSPEQFIARGWDECLEILGRLQEAVGTVSPETDPCLATGEGWIAEEAFATGLLCFLLFPDEPVTALRRAACTSGDSDSVACLTGAFAGAWLGADAWPGDWADRIEYRGDLVALGALWDA
- a CDS encoding lysophospholipid acyltransferase family protein; this translates as MYGLWKPRVLGAWKVPANGPVIFAVNHSHNIDGPMVMGVAPRPTHFLIKREAFVGPLGAFLTGIGQVKVDRTSADRTAITRALGVLAAGGVLGIFPEGTRGEGDFASLRAGLAYFAVRGGAPIVPVAVLGSTDRPGRLIKGLPPLRSRVDVVFGDPFQAGDGSGRATRRVLDEATEGIQKQLTGHLENARRLTGR
- a CDS encoding Rieske (2Fe-2S) protein, producing the protein MRQGATRRTVVTTGAVALAGACIGCGGNGGGSGGDGSGGEELAKTSDIPEGGGKIFTDRKVVVTQPGKGDFKAFSAVCTHMGCTVATVADGTIDCPCHGSRFRIADGAVAQGPATKPLPPETITVKGNSIRLA